In the genome of Vicia villosa cultivar HV-30 ecotype Madison, WI linkage group LG7, Vvil1.0, whole genome shotgun sequence, one region contains:
- the LOC131619582 gene encoding bZIP transcription factor TGA10-like, producing the protein MRPPTLNIFPSEPMHANMELLSPETSGSRKTNLPKQVFSGSEPSKTVKQPERNHGKGPTSSSEHEGPKTPDPKQPERNHGKGPTSSSEHEGPKTPDPKVTTTTLS; encoded by the exons ATGAGGCCACCAACTCTTAACATTTTTCCTTCTGAGCCTATGCAT gCTAACATGGAGTTACTTTCTCCGGAAACAAGTGGATCAAGGAAAACCAATCTACCAAAACAAGTCTTCTCTGGCTCTGAACCATCCAAAACTGTCAAG CAGCCAGAGAGAAATCATGGTAAGGGTCCAACTTCAAGTTCTGAACATGAAGGACCTAAAACACCAGATCCCAAG CAGCCAGAGAGAAATCATGGTAAGGGTCCAACTTCAAGTTCTGAACATGAAGGACCTAAAACACCAGATCCCAAGGTTACTACAACTACTCTCTCATGA